Proteins found in one Planococcus citri chromosome 2, ihPlaCitr1.1, whole genome shotgun sequence genomic segment:
- the LOC135837485 gene encoding uncharacterized protein LOC135837485 has product MHKAQDSLKIPPVTNVTNEDIKQVFDLLAQGEVKLNAELKLENVTLVLGNTGSGKSTLTQRIAGYDNQLVSVEEGLDFTISKLNNNTHTSYVTSATIFPELVVDNSTGAGYYDFPGFLDTRGMAHDVVTSYFIKRVIDNVKRVKILFLVSYPSLTNKGTRDDFTNLLRHITKFIKNIDKLKDGIALIVTKVQYPQTSDGQIIQSIVNTLEKVEQELKKQADNYDAIKLIDVLLLQVQGTYPKISISRSPNQTGLLSTIPLVRENKQTIKSMIEKLSFVEKSSFDFGYFVPNQSLYDVSKVMDQINERILRSTEKSENEMQKFFIGNEGKINDLFQLCIETDSIYNKLVNLKKTANSHTEPKNCVQEIVNGVAFMNSNPVKQSLSSAIQYSHYSLFLHTVSNYATNDSFKCGEGLNNIIEYSDKSKKWYNYLKELYNRLLEYDVQQNTSNNVCTDLANHIAQHKTHVKSSASLLPFLEKCFPKYNHRLNDITNVLLDEPKLNTLHRILHMALKYDLQYSCDSNKLTVKGNYVKLSDIFKSNCTSAHIIEIFALNRLFLDTDLDMTGNGIQLIVIAPTWESWGARKIILDGKAAEANDSPKAQSGIIPEENGRDGKPGLPGTSGGSFVGIGETVINLQQLTISVNGGQGGPGQDGGDGAYGRSGEDAYSDIDESRSCSCICDSTTSRNHEIIYNQPVSGGREYILAGKRGNTGGSGGNGGEGGVGGYPGDVTFNFLSSSNTTKVQIEMKTGHKGADGKGGKGGHGGEFGRNLHIFSPCSRFFYSHRYKVVLSGKEAPAGKSGANGRNSAQIKFPKQTESIPKSDAINHYKTYIRENLNDSVQESYLRKFLDHLENNKHIHNNFYKTRGYLDDFKNLEGQYYRLIDSGSTNVLPFYQSLLNRVETYTSNNINQPNFKDHKALHYLSMAILSRICNIEYDLDNYQVVDINGYFPLVEKHIEEYKKQLNEIQINTMKKQYENVINTQISKASNLIEQSITPEINKIRQQIDDQIPSLILDVQEQEKQAKTNKKVLIQKQLELAKQLPLKAVLKMLNVASSCLGLLGAHGKLAASAVQLLTNQAGKSLQEDENEATSLIESARKANDRITTIYQQEQHLLGEILQSELIENASKQASAENDEKFNEISTEISSFTSLLHRSAIAEKTYNGIKSIIKDKLSSYLNELEMKKAELPNDTKNNQTIEDIESKIMRTTVIQSEMKKTELPNDTKNNQTIEDIESKIKWTTLVQSTISVTEVITDPHPELQASKEIVSALGDSVHLVQQQINVIKAYENDIKTIFIPRISNNQETLSETLQNSYNKSHAVLDYDTWKMQGFLKKFHVEMKTIVEISTDPSIKNTLMRCIDELSGEMMVAFQIFDRIQDYKDRVKFAKYVADLNSGLIMTDYGEFKQDIDDLELTIKSNLVLQEYEKALDTFKQYIFPFSNKYLNQFDISSFLRPTNLTDVISKAAKEVSVLRDMLTKKHTSVTSENDLVFQDLRYDITNIDQKPFFTWKNETYKEEIRKLLQGQEITLKADITRGIIQNAVKFKEIGIRFKLANRTMQNHLDQEAANFLVKLTHSGDSHYRCNQEYFIFKHNAITMQHSVNMGNNSHYHHMDRNSKLIQANEPLFSPYATWKIQLDKRSQGEEEQSTNSSIFDVFRQFFNQTIDLVLEGYGGHVSYPAEVCNDDLEKYYTLDEIISESYLYSGTQPTLKPRRKREYVTNGSEHTHLEDEQYVKSSANVIKSPINSAIRFISGILGHWKPIHIPNAINYNSIRESVQSLFGALAPFNIYTTKDYDTYVGKAATFSVYESLTLIDFFVRWVTKVKPYDNTIDGSVNSSEITASVLNIIAKLDEILSDLSIQCNLQTELLEYDPILLMSRLEKEVINGNNEKIREIIFNTIMDSFHYPNNAQFCHLTAHKINEVGT; this is encoded by the coding sequence ATGCACAAAGCTCAAGATTCTCTGAAAATACCTCCAGTTACCAATGTAACAAATGAAGACATCAAACAAGTTTTCGATCTGCTAGCACAAGGAGAGGTTAAACTGAATGCTGAACTCAAACTAGAAAACGTAACTCTAGTGTTGGGTAATACAGGAAGTGGAAAAAGTACACTAACTCAAAGAATTGCCGGATATGACAATCAACTAGTCTCAGTCGAAGAGGGACTTGACTTCACCATTAGCAAACTTAACAACAATACTCACACCTCCTATGTTACATCTGCAACAATATTTCCAGAATTGGTAGTGGACAACAGTACAGGTGCTGGGTATTATGACTTTCCCGGATTTTTGGATACCAGAGGAATGGCACATGATGTAGTCACGTCGTACTTCATTAAAAGAGTTATCGACAACGTTAAACGTGTAAAAATACTCTTCTTGGTAAGTTATCCATCGCTGACTAACAAAGGGACCAGGGATGATTTCACAAACCTCTTGAGACATATTACTAAATTTATTAAGAATATTGATAAGCTTAAAGATGGCATAGCTCTGATTGTAACTAAGGTTCAATATCCTCAAACCTCAGATGGCCAAATCATTCAAAGTATTGTTAATAcacttgaaaaagttgaacaagagttgaaaaaacaagCAGATAATTACGATGCAATAAAACTCATCGATGTTTTGTTACTACAAGTGCAAGGTACTTAtccaaaaattagtatttcaagGTCGCCGAATCAGACAGGTCTCTTGAGTACAATTCCCTTGGTGCGAGAAAACAAGCAAACAATTAAATCTATGATAGAGAAACTCAGTTTTGTTGAGAAATccagttttgattttggttattttgtACCCAACCAATCTCTGTATGACGTTAGTAAAGTAATGGATCAAATCAatgaaagaattttgagaagcactgaaaaaagtgagaatgaaatgcaaaaatttttcattggtaATGAAGGTAAAATCAACGACCTTTTCCAGTTATGCATAGAAACAGACTCAATTTATAATAAATTGgttaatttgaagaaaacagCAAATTCACACACAGAACCCAAGAACTGTGTACAAGAGATAGTAAATGGCGTTGCTTTCATGAATAGTAATCCAGTAAAACAGAGTTTATCATCTGCCATACAATACAGTCACTACTCTTTGTTCTTGCACACAGTGAGTAATTACGCAACTAATGATTCATTCAAATGTGGTGAAGGATTAAACAATATAATTGAATACTCTGATAAGTCTAAAAAATGGTATAATTACTTGAAGGAGCTCTACAACAGATTGCTAGAATATGATGTACAACAAAATACCAGCAACAACGTGTGCACTGATCTTGCTAATCACATAGCTCAACATAAAACACACGTGAAAAGTTCAGCGTCACTTTTACCATTTCTAGAAAAATGTTTCCCAAAATACAATCACCGGTTGAACGATATCACAAATGTATTACTTGATGAACCAAAACTGAATACTCTGCATAGAATTCTCCACATGGCATTAAAATATGATTTGCAATATTCCTGTGACTCCAACAAGCTGACAGTGAAGGGGAATTATGTTAAACTCAGTGATATATTCAAGTCCAATTGTACATCAGCCCATATTATAGAGATCTTTGCCCTAAACAGGTTATTCCTAGATACTGATCTAGACATGACAGGCAATGGGATACAACTCATTGTTATAGCACCAACTTGGGAAAGCTGGGGTGCTAGAAAGATCATTCTAGATGGTAAAGCGGCTGAAGCAAATGATTCCCCCAAAGCACAAAGTGGAATAATCCCAGAAGAAAATGGACGCGATGGTAAACCCGGGTTACCAGGGACATCAGGAGGAAGTTTTGTAGGCATAGGTGAAACTGTGATCAATCTCCAACAGCTTACTATTTCTGTGAATGGAGGTCAAGGAGGACCTGGTCAGGATGGTGGTGATGGTGCATACGGAAGGAGTGGAGAAGATGCCTACAGTGACATTGATGAAAGTAGATCGTGCTCATGTATATGTGATTCTACAACATCCAGAAATCATGAGATCATATACAACCAACCCGTATCAGGTGGTCGTGAATATATTTTAGCTGGGAAACGAGGAAACACTGGAGGAAGTGGTGGAAATGGCGGTGAAGGTGGGGTAGGTGGATACCCAGGTGATGTCACATTTAATTTCCTCTCATCTTCCAATACTACAAAAGTACAGATAGAAATGAAAACAGGACATAAAGGAGCGGATGGGAAAGGTGGCAAGGGTGGACATGGAGGGGAATTTGGAAGAAATCTCCATATTTTTTCACCATGCAGCAGGTTTTTCTACTCTCATAGGTATAAAGTGGTTCTTAGTGGCAAAGAAGCACCAGCAGGTAAAAGTGGTGCAAATGGGAGAAATTCTGCGCAAATAAAATTCCCAAAACAAACAGAATCTATTCCAAAGTCAGATGCGATAAATCATTATAAAACATATATCAGGGAAAATCTGAATGATAGCGTGCAGGAGTCTTACTTGAGAAAATTCCTTGATCATCTTGAAAACAACAaacacatacataataatttCTATAAAACTAGGGGATATTtagatgatttcaaaaatttagaaggCCAATATTATAGGTTAATAGATTCTGGTTCAACAAATGTATTGCCTTTTTACCAATCATTATTGAATAGAGTTGAAACATACACATCAAACAATATCAACCAACCAAATTTTAAAGACCATAAAGCACTCCATTACTTGAGTATGGCAATTTTGAGTAGAATTTGTAACATTGAATATGATCTGGACAATTATCAGGTGGTGGATATCAATGGATACTTTCCTCTGGTTGAAAAGCATATAGAAGAGTATAAAAAACAACTCAATGAGATTCAAATAAATACAATGAAAAAACAATACGAGAATGTAATCAATACACAAATATCAAAAGCTAGTAACCTCATAGAACAATCTATTACTCCAGAAATCAACAAAATTCGCCAGCAAATAGATGATCAGATACCATCTTTGATTCTGGATGTACAAGAACAAGAAAAGCAAGCAAAAACCAACAAGAAAGTGTTAATACAGAAGCAACTTGAGTTGGCAAAGCAATTACCATTGAAAGCTGTACTCAAAATGTTGAATGTTGCCAGTTCATGTCTAGGATTACTCGGTGCACATGGTAAATTAGCTGCTTCAGCAGTGCAACTATTAACCAACCAGGCTGGAAAATCATTAcaagaagatgaaaatgaagcAACTTCATTGATAGAATCTGCAAGAAAAGCCAATGACAGAATAACAACTATCTACCAACAAGAACAACATTTACTGGGTGAAATTCTGCAATCAGAACTGATTGAAAATGCATCAAAGCAAGCATCTGCTGAAAACGATGAAAAGTTCAATGAAATCTCCACAGAAATAAGTTCATTTACCAGTTTACTTCATCGCTCTGCCATCGCAGAGAAAACCTACAATGGGATTAAAAGCATAATCAAAGACAAATTGAGCTCATATCTTAAtgaattagaaatgaaaaaagctgAACTACCAAATGATACAAAGAACAATCAAACAATTGAAGatattgaatcaaaaatcaTGCGGACAACCGTCATAcaatcagaaatgaaaaaaactgaactaCCAAATGATACAAAGAACAATCAAACAATCGAAGATatcgaatcaaaaatcaaatggaCAACCCTCGTACAATCAACCATAAGTGTAACAGAAGTGATCACTGATCCACACCCTGAACTGCAAGCTAGTAAGGAAATAGTATCAGCCTTAGGTGACAGTGTACACCTAGTACAACAGCAAATTAATGTTATAAAAGCTTATGAAAATGATATTAAAACTATATTCATTCCTAGAATCAGTAATAACCAAGAAACATTATCTGAAACATTGCAAAATTCATACAACAAATCCCATGCTGTACTTGACTATGATACATGGAAAATGCaaggttttctgaaaaaattccatgtgGAAATGAAAACTATCGTAGAAATATCAACAGACCCCTCTATCAAGAATACACTTATGCGATGCATTGATGAATTGTCAGGTGAAATGATGGTTgcatttcaaatatttgatcGTATACAAGATTATAAAGATAgagtaaaatttgccaaatatGTTGCTGATCTTAATTCAGGACTAATAATGACTGATTATGGAGAATTCAAGCAAGATATAGATGACTTGGAGCTaacaatcaaatcaaatttagtGCTGCAAGAATATGAGAAAGCATTGGACACCTTCAAGCAGTATATTTTCCCATTTTCCAATAAGTATTTGAATCAGTTTGATATATCTTCATTCCTTAGACCAACCAACTTGACAGATGTGATCAGTAAAGCTGCAAAGGAGGTATCAGTTTTGCGAGATATGCTTACTAAAAAGCATACTTCAGTGACTAGTGAGAATGATTTAGTATTTCAAGACTTGAGATATGATATAACAAATATCGACCAAAAACCATTTTTCACatggaaaaatgaaacatacAAAGAAGAAATTCGCAAATTATTACAAGGGCAGGAAATTACATTGAAAGCAGACATTACAAGAGGAATAATACAAAATGCTGTCAAGTTTAAAGAGATAGGGATCAGGTTCAAATTAGCAAATAGAACAATGCAAAATCACCTAGATCAAGAAGCAGCCAATTTCTTGGTCAAATTAACACATTCTGGTGACTCCCATTACAGATGCAATCAGgagtatttcattttcaaacataatGCCATAACTATGCAACACTCTGTGAATATGGGGAATAATTCACATTACCATCATATGGATAGAAATTCAAAGCTAATACAAGCAAATGAACCATTATTCAGTCCATATGCAACTTGGAAAATACAATTGGACAAGAGGTCTCAAGGGGAAGAAGAGCAATCAACAAATAGTTCTATTTTTGATGTATTCAGGcagtttttcaatcaaacaATAGATCTTGTCCTAGAAGGATATGGAGGACATGTCAGCTACCCTGCAGAAGTATGCAATGATGATCTAGAGAAATATTACACACTAGATGAAATCATATCAGAATCATACTTATACAGTGGTACCCAACCAACTTTAAAACCACGTAGAAAACGAGAGTACGTCACAAATGGTTCTGAACACACACATTTAGAAGACGAGCAATATGTGAAAAGTTCTGCAAATGTCATCAAGTCTCCAATAAATTCGGCAATTCGCTTCATCAGTGGAATTTTGGGCCATTGGAAACCAATCCACATACCAAATGCAATAAATTACAATTCTATTAGGGAAAGTGTTCAATCTTTGTTTGGAGCATTGGCACCATTCAATATCTACACAACCAAGGACTATGACACCTATGTAGGGAAAGCTGCCACATTCAGTGTCTATGAATCCTTAACACTGATTGATTTCTTCGTCAGATGGGTTACAAAAGTAAAACCCTATGACAATACGATTGATGGGTCTGTGAATTCCTCTGAGATTACAGCTTCAGTACTCAATATTATAGCAAAACTAGATGAAATATTGAGTGATTTATCCATTCAATGCAATTTGCAAACTGAATTGTTGGAGTATGATCCCATTCTTCTGATGTCTAGATTAGAAAAAGAAGTTATCAATGGTAATAACGAGAAAATAAGGGAAATCATATTTAACACTATTATGGATAGTTTTCATTATCCAAACAATGCTCAGTTTTGTCATCTTACTGCACACAAAATTAAcgaggtaggtacttga